In Apium graveolens cultivar Ventura chromosome 10, ASM990537v1, whole genome shotgun sequence, the following are encoded in one genomic region:
- the LOC141689987 gene encoding transcription factor MYB60 isoform X2: MHTHTAGGRGRERTMGRPHCCDKVDIKKGPWTPEEDIILVTYIQEHGPGNWRSVPTNTGLLRCSKSCRLRWTNYLRPGIKRGNFTPHEEGMIIHLQSLLGNKWAAIASYLPQRTDNDIKNYWNTHLKKKIKQTASSDDPVPHLLASSDHSTHHRKRKISDIVTSDPATTDLTFHNKSSSSNIYASSTENISRLLPGWMRSSLKTTGDTNAVDAFSGGGSQENMIGDSLATVPLRDYRLKTEQSQDVKHMRNSRPADDHKNNHPPFPFLENWLFDEASNGQVGDMMELPSIF; encoded by the exons ATGCACACACATACAGCAGGAGGGAGAGGAAGAGAGAGAACTATGGGGAGGCCTCATTGCTGTGACAAAGTTGATATCAAGAAAGGTCCATGGACCCCTGAGGAAGACATCATTTTAGTCACCTACATCCAAGAACATGGTCCTGGAAATTGGAGATCTGTGCCTACCAACACTG GGTTGCTGAGGTGCAGTAAAAGTTGCAGACTGCGGTGGACTAATTACCTGCGGCCAGGAATCAAGAGAGGCAACTTTACCCCACATGAAGAAGGAATGATCATCCATCTCCAATCTTTACTTGGTAACAA ATGGGCAGCCATAGCTTCATACCTTCCACAAAGAACAGATAATGATATAAAGAATTACTGGAACACACACTTGAAGAAGAAGATCAAGCAGACAGCTTCTTCCGATGATCCGGTTCCCCACTTACTAGCATCATCAGATCATTCCACTCATCATCGGAAAAGGAAAATATCTGATATAGTCACAAGTGATCCTGCAACAACAGATCTTACTTTCCACAATAAAAGTTCCAGTTCAAATATCTACGCCTCGAGCACAGAGAATATCTCAAGGCTCCTTCCTGGTTGGATGAGATCTTCCTTGAAAACAACAGGAGATACTAATGCTGTTGATGCTTTCTCTGGTGGTGGCTCCCAGGAAAACATGATTGGAGACTCTTTAGCAACAGTTCCTCTACGTGATTATCGCCTTAAGACTGAGCAATCACAAG ATGTCAAGCATATGAGAAATTCAAGGCCAGCTGATGATCATAAGAATAATCACCCTCCATTTCCTTTTCTTGAGAATTGGCTCTTTGATGAAGCCTCTAATGGTCAAGTGGGAGACATGATGGAACTTCCTTCCATTTTCTGA
- the LOC141689987 gene encoding transcription factor MYB60 isoform X1 translates to MHTHTAGGRGRERTMGRPHCCDKVDIKKGPWTPEEDIILVTYIQEHGPGNWRSVPTNTGLLRCSKSCRLRWTNYLRPGIKRGNFTPHEEGMIIHLQSLLGNKWAAIASYLPQRTDNDIKNYWNTHLKKKIKQTASSDDPVPHLLASSDHSTHHRKRKISDIVTSDPATTDLTFHNKSSSSNIYASSTENISRLLPGWMRSSLKTTGDTNAVDAFSGGGSQENMIGDSLATVPLRDYRLKTEQSQGEELMSNDVFESLLSFDKLNTTIGNWDPKNPFSHKCSDDDANIKDDYVDVKHMRNSRPADDHKNNHPPFPFLENWLFDEASNGQVGDMMELPSIF, encoded by the exons ATGCACACACATACAGCAGGAGGGAGAGGAAGAGAGAGAACTATGGGGAGGCCTCATTGCTGTGACAAAGTTGATATCAAGAAAGGTCCATGGACCCCTGAGGAAGACATCATTTTAGTCACCTACATCCAAGAACATGGTCCTGGAAATTGGAGATCTGTGCCTACCAACACTG GGTTGCTGAGGTGCAGTAAAAGTTGCAGACTGCGGTGGACTAATTACCTGCGGCCAGGAATCAAGAGAGGCAACTTTACCCCACATGAAGAAGGAATGATCATCCATCTCCAATCTTTACTTGGTAACAA ATGGGCAGCCATAGCTTCATACCTTCCACAAAGAACAGATAATGATATAAAGAATTACTGGAACACACACTTGAAGAAGAAGATCAAGCAGACAGCTTCTTCCGATGATCCGGTTCCCCACTTACTAGCATCATCAGATCATTCCACTCATCATCGGAAAAGGAAAATATCTGATATAGTCACAAGTGATCCTGCAACAACAGATCTTACTTTCCACAATAAAAGTTCCAGTTCAAATATCTACGCCTCGAGCACAGAGAATATCTCAAGGCTCCTTCCTGGTTGGATGAGATCTTCCTTGAAAACAACAGGAGATACTAATGCTGTTGATGCTTTCTCTGGTGGTGGCTCCCAGGAAAACATGATTGGAGACTCTTTAGCAACAGTTCCTCTACGTGATTATCGCCTTAAGACTGAGCAATCACAAGGTGAAGAATTAATGTCTAATGACGTGTTTGAATCCTTATTATCATTTGATAAATTAAACACCACCATTGGCAATTGGGATCCCAAGAATCCTTTTTCTCACAAATGTTCAGATGATGATGCTAACATTAAAGATGATTATGTAGATGTCAAGCATATGAGAAATTCAAGGCCAGCTGATGATCATAAGAATAATCACCCTCCATTTCCTTTTCTTGAGAATTGGCTCTTTGATGAAGCCTCTAATGGTCAAGTGGGAGACATGATGGAACTTCCTTCCATTTTCTGA